A segment of the Kazachstania africana CBS 2517 chromosome 2, complete genome genome:
TCGTCATATAATCGGCCGATAATATACTCAGCTACCCTAGATCCCAGATACTTGATACCTTTTTCCGTGTCACAGACATTTCCAGGATAGCCATCAACAATAATCTGTTCATTTGAATAGTTTTCTTGCGCCTTGTATATCTGTTCTTGAATATAAACCATGTCATTTGTTACATTTGAATGTAGACCATGAGTCAAAATGACAAgatgttttttctttggttgTTTTAGACTTAACTGAGTGGGTAATTTCCATAGATCTAGTGAAGTGAGCCTATTAACCAATAGCttatttgaaaaggaatGAAGTTGGGGTAGCAAATCTGTGGTATCATTTAAGGACTCTACTGATTTCCCTATAGATATCTCGAAGGAGACACTTGTATTTGTAGCGAAGATAATTTGACTGACAACATCGACAACCCAAACATACTTCTTTTGTATATTATGAAGAGACAACTCTGCCAAACAATGTTGTTGAGCTTGCAGATTTGGCTCGAATCGAGGCTGATCTACAGATGCAACTATTTTTTgagaatgatgatatttctCTGTACGTAAGTCACAGTACAATATAAACGGTCCCATAAGGTAGCCTGCCCTAAATGACAGAGGTTCAACATTCTTTATTCTAATCCACAGGGAGTCTAAGGAAATATCTGAAGgaatttcttcatcgtcATATAAATTGTAAGTTATAATATATCTTTCCGATTCCCCTACTTTAACAAAAGACTTGTAATGAAACAGAATGTCGCTTTTCCTCTCAAGAGACAttccatcaaaatttccagCCAGTTGAAAGTATAGATTCAACCGTTTTTCAAAGCGAACTCTCTAGATAGTCACACGAAATTACTTGGAAGAATCCTACTATTAATACTTTTTCAGTTCGAGTTGATGATATTGTTAACCGCCcgatatatataaaaagtaACGAAATCTTATTGACAtgccaaaaaatatatataaaagttGTTATGTAAATACGTGAGTGGTTCTATTTGGACTCCAATAACCGTTTAGACTGTAATTCTATCTCTCTCGACTCCATTGCGTCGATTATAACGTCCAGACGTTCACCTGACATCACGGAGGCAATGTCATGCATTGTCAAACCGCACCGATGGTCTGTAATTCTGTTCTGTGGATAATTGTAGGTTCTGATCTTATCGGATCTATCAGTGCTAGTCACTTGTTCTTTTCTCCGCTCCCTTTCTTTGTCCTCCCTTTGTttgttttctaattctGCAATTCTGGCTCTCAATATGGTAAATGCCTTAGCCTTATTTTTATGCTGCGACCTTTCATCTTGCATATGCACAACAATATTTGTTGGTATATGTGTGATCCTTACAGCAGAATCAGTTGTGTTCACATGCTGTCCACCTTTCCCACTTGCTCTCTTTATGTCAATTCTAATTTCTCCCGGCTTGAATTTTCTCTCTTGAGCCTCAACATCGACGTCATTATCCATTTGAGGAAGAACGACGACACCAGCTGTCGATGTATGTGTCCTTCCCTTAGTTTCTGTGGCGGGGATCCTTTGAACTCTATGGACGCCTGCCTCATATTTTAGCTTATCGAAAGAACCTGGCTCATCAATACTTAGGATCGAACTTATCAGCCCAGATCCACTAACGTTTTCTTGTTGGGACACTATACTACATGGCCAGCCATGCTTATGAGCATAATTGATGTacatatttgataaatcttGCGTAAAAATCATTGCTTCGATTCCTCCGACACCTGGTCGAAGCTCAATGAGGCAGGATTTATCTGCAAACGGATGTCTTGGGAGAAGCTTACGCAAGAGATCTTCagaatttttattcaatttggGCACTAAATTATTCAGCTCGACCTCTGCCTCTTGTTTCAGACTGGGATCCTTCATCAATAGGTTCAATTCTCCAAATTCATATATACACTTCTCATATTGTAGTAAAGAGGTATTTATGCTTTTCAATCTAGTGTATAGCTTCTGCTGTTCATGTTCCAAAATGGTTCCATTGGATATTAGGTCATCGAGCGCATATAACTTTATAGTATAGTCCTTTGCTTTTTCCAAAAGGGAAGGTGGAAGTTGCTTAAGCGTTCCCTTATCAATTACATTAATGGTGGACTGGAATCGTAGCAAAAATGAAGATCTAATGAAggtcaattttttcaatacttgAAAGGACATTCAGGAATCAACTCAATTAGCACATGCCTTAGCTGATTGTTTTTCCTCGAGTGTTCTTAgtttgaataatttattcaacTATTAGATCCGTTCGGAAATCTGTTTTTCATAATTATATATCTAAATAAGTTTCTTGCCATACAATGACTAGTTTTGACGATAGACAATGATATCGCCGCTACGCCTCGAATCCCAATGACTGTAAGAGTTGAAAAATCTCTTGTATTCCACATAATTCGTATGTTCCAAGTAATCTTTCATATACAAGTTATTTAAGTGCTCAAAAAGCACCAGATATTCCGGCCAACTATGATCATAACTGACCGTTGAAGCTGTCTTATCAGAAATCGGGGGAAAATGTTGTCCAATAAACCTTGGTGTATCTGCATATAAATAGTCACTCTCGTCCATATATAATGGTAGTTTCTCAGCCGCATGTGGGTCGTTTAAAAGATGTAAAGGTGGCTCACATGAGATGGCCCATAAactatcaatatcattcCTGTGCAAATATGATTGCCAAGGTGTGGAATGACAAGGCATTAACATTCCCAAACTATTGATGTTAGGTTCATAATGTAGAAACTTCATTACATCAATCACCCCCGATTCATTGATGTAGGTCAAATACATTCCTGCAAATAATGACAGTAGAAGAATCACCGTAGATACAGTATTGATTACATGTTTAAACTTAATGCCAAATGGTGGACGTGCTTGTACTATTAGTATCCCATAAGCGGCGATAATAGTAAAAAATGGTCTTAATGGATAAACAAATCTAAATTCCTTGTGAGCTAAAGAGGAATAGACTATTATGTTAATAACAGTTACCAGTCTGAATTGATGGAGTGGAGTCAAAAATTTGCTGTTTGCTACGTTAGGGAAAGGAATCATGCACAATCCACATATAAAGAAAGCAAGATATCCACCCAACAAAAATGGAAggctttgaaaaatatggaaatgCCAAGGGGCAACTCCATAAAACTGAGATAAAGGAGTGGTAAAATTAAACTTGATGAACTTAAATAAAGGAAACGTTAAATATCCATAGAAATAATAGTCAATAATGGtattcatcaaaaaaaCAACGGCAAAGGAGAAAAGCACTTTGAAAAGCACTAAGAAAATCAATGTGAAACTTCTTCTCAGGAAAAGGTTGATTAGTAAAAACCACCCCAATATAGCCCAGATAAGGCCATTACTAGGCCTGAGAAAGCAAGCCAAAATACCGAAGATCAGTGAAAACGTGAAATGCTTGCTCTTCACAGCATCTCCACTATCCCAATCCCAAAAATACAATGCTACTGTAGTTAAAGtcatttcaaatgaattgatAAAGGAGCGTGTACTAAAATaccaattgaaaaaattaatagtTACAATGAAGGCTGTAACGATTTTGGCGCTTAGCAGCTGTTTGGgcatatttatttttccatTCTTTGGAACCACAACCGTTGAGCTGAAAACCTTATGTGCTAACTTCACAGTATAATAGTCACCTATTGCAGCCACTACAGCCATTATAACCCTTGGGACATAAATAACACCAACATACTCGATTCTGGTTGTAAAATTCGGAGAATCTACCAATGAATCGAGGGAATATCGGCATAACATGCTAATAACCTTTACAAACCTATATCCCATCTCGAAAATGAAAGGAAAGAGGTAACTTCTCAAGCCAGTTCTCCATTCCCACGTCAATTCTCCATATCCGAAAGCCACATAATGCGCAGGCTCCAATGCTTGCCAATACTCATCTGCTTGAAAGAAAGTCCTTATGAAGAGTGCATTGGCCAATCTGACAACCACAAATAGCCTAAACAGCGCATTATCACTAGAGAATATGTATTTTTCCCACCATGCTATCATTTCACAGGCTTAACATATGATCTTTCAGAACTTTACATTTTCCATTGCCCGAAGAGCAGAGCTGGCTTTTTTAAACTTCATGAGTTGACCTATATCATCTTAGagttcaaagaaaaaacgaagaaatataatcaaACAGCAAAGCCAACAATGGTTGTTGATACTGCCTATTATGATTTACTAGGTATTACTCCAAACGCTACTTCTATAGAAATAAAGAAAGCTTATCGTAAAAAGTCGGTGCAGGAGCATCCTGATAAGAATCCAAATGATCCAGGTGCCACTGAAAGATTCCAGGCCATTTCTGAAGCTTATCAAGTTTTGAGTAATGATGAACTTCGTGCCAAATATGACAGACTTGGTAAGCAGGAAGCAGTTCCTAAAGGTGGGTTTGAAGATGCTGCAGAACAATTCTCTGCCATATTCGGTGGTGATGCATTTGCCTCTTACATTGGGGAATTGCAATTGTTGAGAAACTTACAGAAGACAGAAGAATTGAGtgctgaagatgaagcAGAGAAACAGAAAGAGGaggaagagaagaaaaaaaaggagGATGCtgagaagaagagaaaggaAGAGGAAGACGAGCGTTTTAAGAACATCGATGGCAAAACTACCACTCACTTGACTTTACATAAAGATGAAGCCAACGATGGTAAAAGTGATGAAGTTTCTGAAGAACctaagaagaagacaaaaTTAGAgcaatttgaagaagagcaagaaaaattgaaagaggTTCGACTTGGGGAACTTagtcaaaaattgattgaacGACTTTCTATACTGACTGAAAGCGTATATGATGAAGCTTGCAagatttcttttgaaaagaaattcgAAGAGGAGgcaaatcttttgaaaatggaaTCATTTGGTCTGGATATTTTGCACACAATTGGTGACGTTTATTGTGAACAGGCTAGAATCTTTCTTGGCTCTCAAAACTTTCTCGGCCTTGGAGGTATGTTACATTCAGTGAAGGCTAAGGGCGGCCTGTTCATGGATACTTTACGAACGGTTTCTGCTGCAATTGACGCTCAGCATACAATGAAAGAGTTGGAAAAAATGAAGGAAGATAGTGAATCTCAGGAACCTTtatatgataaaaatggaaTCGAAAAGACTAAGCCAACACCGGAAGAAGTAGTCCAGCACGAACAACTGCTAATGGGGAAGGTGCTATCAGCAGCATGGCATGGCTCTAAATTCGAAATTATGTCCACATTAAGAGGTGTCTGTAAGAAGGTGCTAGAGGATGAAACTATTAGCATAAAGACAAGAATAAGAAGGGCAGAAGCGTTAAAACTGCTGGGTAAGGTATTCCAGCGGTCTTTTAGAACCAAAGCTGAACAAGAGGAAGCTCAAGTCTTCGAAGAATTGGTTGCTGAAGCgacaaaaaagaaaaagtcCACCTGAGATGCCTCAAAGCACATAATTCAGTCATTTTCGATAGTCTGATCTATCACTCATGGTAAAGAGGTCCTGAAGTCATATAAATAATGTAGCACTGTCCCTGTGACTATCTATTCTCTTAAAATATGTAATTAATCTTAATCTTACATAATAATTTCGTCCCATTCCTTATTCCGAAAATGATAAActaatgaataattttcCTAATAATGAAGCTAAAATTAAAGTTCGTTCCAATACATTGAAATCCGCTAATCTTTCAAGCTGAAAGTTGCTGTGAGTGGTCATAATGTTCAATTTTGCTGGCCAAACAAGAAAGAGGAACATAAATTTGGGAACAAAGAGCAAAACTAGTAAAAGAGATATTTTAGCGAAGGCTGAACAAGAAAGATTAAAGAGAGCGGAAGAACgtaaaaagaatgaaagcATTATTCTAATTCAATCGTACGTAAGGAAATATATTGCATGcaaacaattttttggcAAATCTATATGgttttttgatgaagaacaAAGAATACATTTATTCCCTACATTCGGTGTCAAGCTTCTACATTATCTGGACGAAGCTTCTATATATGACATTTTGACAAGGGATAGCGAGTCACTCAAACATTATGGTGGTGTGCTTGTGAATATCCAGGTCACGAAAACGCTTGCGGAGCAAAGAGACTGTCGTTTGGTAAGCGACCTTCTTCATTGTATGAATCATAGTTATCCAATCCCACAATTCTTTACTCAAAAGGGTTTAATCccatttttgaatagtGCCAAGAGTTTATCAATGGAtgtttctgaaaaattatgtgGCATTCTGTCAATATGGAACTGTGCTGGGACGGAGATTTTAGACGAAGTATACAGTGTTTCATCAAAGCGATGTCGTTCTCCTAATGATATAGCTAACTTTTTCATCTGCATGGGGGAAAAACGTTTATTCCCATTGGTCTCTCATCCATCATTAGCACTGCTTGAAAACCTATGTCTCATTTATAGTACTACGTCTCAAAACGATCAATTATTGGTTAAGAAAATTGCAGAATGTATCACAGGACTGCCTGAACAAGAGAATGAAAGTGATGATCCACTTGGCTCACAAATtgcaaatatttttgaacaaGAGTTTATAGATAGTTTGATAGAGTTAATTTTTGATGTGTCTGAGACCAGTATCGACATAAGTAGTCTAGCATCACTTTTAAACCTATcagagaaatttgaaaagaaaaataatattctggtttttcttttaactAACAGAGCCATAAGTCTGGAgatctttgaaaaagtcaTTGGAttatcagaagaagaaattttaacGAAGTCTTTATTcactgaaaaaataatcacGATAGCAATCGAAATGATTAACCTATATCTGACTTTAACGACTGATTCAGAATTACTTTCTGGAAAGTCCTTGCTATCCATTGGACTTCTGATAGAGTTTAGTAAAACTCTCAAAACATTCATTTTCAACCAAATTTGGAACAAAACCCAAATTTCAAGCCCAATTGGCCCCTTGCTGTCTAAATGTATTCCTGTATTGAACAGGATATACTTAAGAGATTCTAGGTTAGGATTTTGTTCTAAAGAGAAACCGAAATTTTGGATTATTGAGGacgaaaaatttcaaagactAAACttatacaaaattattgataattATGACAACCAATACAGGAATTTCAAGACCAACGTCCCAGATGATAGCCTCAGTGATGAGGAAGATGTTGAAATGGATGCTGAATATACAAATGGTAAGCCAGGCAGTCTACgtgaagatattgataatgacACAAAATTAAGATATAGAGTTTTGCATAGAATGGTGAATGAATCAAACAGCAGtaaaaattggaaatcaataaataaattgGAAATTCTTCTAAAAGTACCTTTTTTTATTCCATTTGAACAGCGCGTTGATTTGTTTTATACATTAATAGAGCTTGATAAGCAGAGGCTGGGAACAAGAGATCCGACAAGCGGTTTAATGGATATGTTCATGCCATGGGGCAGCAGCGCGCCAAATCGACAATCTGCTGTTATCTCCAGAGAACATATCCTGGAGGATGCTATGAAATCTTTTAATGGCATTGGCGA
Coding sequences within it:
- the MRF1 gene encoding Mrf1p (similar to Saccharomyces cerevisiae MRF1 (YGL143C); ancestral locus Anc_2.331), whose amino-acid sequence is MSFQVLKKLTFIRSSFLLRFQSTINVIDKGTLKQLPPSLLEKAKDYTIKLYALDDLISNGTILEHEQQKLYTRLKSINTSLLQYEKCIYEFGELNLLMKDPSLKQEAEVELNNLVPKLNKNSEDLLRKLLPRHPFADKSCLIELRPGVGGIEAMIFTQDLSNMYINYAHKHGWPCSIVSQQENVSGSGLISSILSIDEPGSFDKLKYEAGVHRVQRIPATETKGRTHTSTAGVVVLPQMDNDVDVEAQERKFKPGEIRIDIKRASGKGGQHVNTTDSAVRITHIPTNIVVHMQDERSQHKNKAKAFTILRARIAELENKQREDKERERRKEQVTSTDRSDKIRTYNYPQNRITDHRCGLTMHDIASVMSGERLDVIIDAMESREIELQSKRLLESK
- the GPI10 gene encoding putative glycosylphosphatidylinositol-alpha 1,2 mannosyltransferase (similar to Saccharomyces cerevisiae GPI10 (YGL142C); ancestral locus Anc_2.334) — translated: MIAWWEKYIFSSDNALFRLFVVVRLANALFIRTFFQADEYWQALEPAHYVAFGYGELTWEWRTGLRSYLFPFIFEMGYRFVKVISMLCRYSLDSLVDSPNFTTRIEYVGVIYVPRVIMAVVAAIGDYYTVKLAHKVFSSTVVVPKNGKINMPKQLLSAKIVTAFIVTINFFNWYFSTRSFINSFEMTLTTVALYFWDWDSGDAVKSKHFTFSLIFGILACFLRPSNGLIWAILGWFLLINLFLRRSFTLIFLVLFKVLFSFAVVFLMNTIIDYYFYGYLTFPLFKFIKFNFTTPLSQFYGVAPWHFHIFQSLPFLLGGYLAFFICGLCMIPFPNVANSKFLTPLHQFRLVTVINIIVYSSLAHKEFRFVYPLRPFFTIIAAYGILIVQARPPFGIKFKHVINTVSTVILLLSLFAGMYLTYINESGVIDVMKFLHYEPNINSLGMLMPCHSTPWQSYLHRNDIDSLWAISCEPPLHLLNDPHAAEKLPLYMDESDYLYADTPRFIGQHFPPISDKTASTVSYDHSWPEYLVLFEHLNNLYMKDYLEHTNYVEYKRFFNSYSHWDSRRSGDIIVYRQN
- the DJP1 gene encoding Djp1p (similar to Saccharomyces cerevisiae DJP1 (YIR004W); ancestral locus Anc_7.157), which produces MVVDTAYYDLLGITPNATSIEIKKAYRKKSVQEHPDKNPNDPGATERFQAISEAYQVLSNDELRAKYDRLGKQEAVPKGGFEDAAEQFSAIFGGDAFASYIGELQLLRNLQKTEELSAEDEAEKQKEEEEKKKKEDAEKKRKEEEDERFKNIDGKTTTHLTLHKDEANDGKSDEVSEEPKKKTKLEQFEEEQEKLKEVRLGELSQKLIERLSILTESVYDEACKISFEKKFEEEANLLKMESFGLDILHTIGDVYCEQARIFLGSQNFLGLGGMLHSVKAKGGLFMDTLRTVSAAIDAQHTMKELEKMKEDSESQEPLYDKNGIEKTKPTPEEVVQHEQLLMGKVLSAAWHGSKFEIMSTLRGVCKKVLEDETISIKTRIRRAEALKLLGKVFQRSFRTKAEQEEAQVFEELVAEATKKKKST
- the HUL5 gene encoding ubiquitin-ubiquitin ligase HUL5 (similar to Saccharomyces cerevisiae HUL5 (YGL141W); ancestral locus Anc_2.335), translated to MFNFAGQTRKRNINLGTKSKTSKRDILAKAEQERLKRAEERKKNESIILIQSYVRKYIACKQFFGKSIWFFDEEQRIHLFPTFGVKLLHYLDEASIYDILTRDSESLKHYGGVLVNIQVTKTLAEQRDCRLVSDLLHCMNHSYPIPQFFTQKGLIPFLNSAKSLSMDVSEKLCGILSIWNCAGTEILDEVYSVSSKRCRSPNDIANFFICMGEKRLFPLVSHPSLALLENLCLIYSTTSQNDQLLVKKIAECITGLPEQENESDDPLGSQIANIFEQEFIDSLIELIFDVSETSIDISSLASLLNLSEKFEKKNNILVFLLTNRAISLEIFEKVIGLSEEEILTKSLFTEKIITIAIEMINLYLTLTTDSELLSGKSLLSIGLLIEFSKTLKTFIFNQIWNKTQISSPIGPLLSKCIPVLNRIYLRDSRLGFCSKEKPKFWIIEDEKFQRLNLYKIIDNYDNQYRNFKTNVPDDSLSDEEDVEMDAEYTNGKPGSLREDIDNDTKLRYRVLHRMVNESNSSKNWKSINKLEILLKVPFFIPFEQRVDLFYTLIELDKQRLGTRDPTSGLMDMFMPWGSSAPNRQSAVISREHILEDAMKSFNGIGDKFKSKLSVTFVNEFGPEEGIDGGGVTKEFLTSVSEEGFTDPKYDLFQTNTDYDIYPKPTRDLAKLNKLEFLGKIVGKCIYERVLIDVTFADFFLKKLLNYGDHFRSSFDDLSSLDFDLYANLTKLLLMSSEEIDSLDLYFELTDMTNASRTIELIPNGSHVKVTKRTLLQYILKIAEYKLDRTLFEPVYFFHRGVSSLIGPMWLELFNSIELQMLISGGHKNVDLKDLRENTEYGGYIENDDTIKYFWEILEEFSMDERSKFLKFVTSVPQAPLQGFGALEPKFGIRNAGFDLDRLPTASTCVNLLKLPDYGNKELLKEKLLYSINSGARFDLS